The following are encoded in a window of Methylocystis rosea genomic DNA:
- a CDS encoding two-component system sensor histidine kinase NtrB, with amino-acid sequence MRSLSPPDSFAPSVAEGEERPDLPPILNAAFDGNIALDEQGVVRSISAEAASLFGYAPGDVVGRDFGMLTPEANQRHRDYLRRGTPSIRHEIEGLRQDGSVFPVELVVSEVACDGERLFIALIRDLSSRLRCEQGVQELQANRLELIENMATGLAHELKQPLTAIGAYLNFARRHLNEKDLSIEKVEEMLDNADAQVFRVAEIMDNLRQFIARGETSKAPQNLNAVIRTACEFTDALAREHHVQTAIDLEASPDTVVINKVQIQQVVVNLKRNAVEAMQNCERREMRVSTRLIEGNLIRADVADTGPGLPEEIKDRLFEQFTTTKPHGLGVGLSISRSIIEAHNGKIWAEPNPEGGTIFSFVLPLEDR; translated from the coding sequence ATGCGTTCCCTCAGCCCTCCAGACTCATTCGCGCCAAGCGTAGCGGAAGGCGAAGAACGCCCTGATCTGCCCCCGATCTTGAACGCCGCCTTCGACGGAAACATTGCGCTCGACGAGCAAGGCGTGGTGCGATCGATCAGCGCGGAAGCGGCGTCGCTTTTCGGCTACGCGCCCGGCGACGTTGTTGGGCGGGATTTCGGCATGCTGACGCCAGAGGCGAACCAGCGCCACCGCGACTATCTGCGGCGGGGAACTCCAAGCATTCGCCACGAGATCGAAGGCTTGCGACAAGACGGTTCGGTGTTTCCCGTGGAGCTCGTCGTCAGCGAAGTCGCCTGCGACGGGGAGCGGCTTTTCATCGCTTTGATCCGCGATCTCAGCTCCAGGCTCCGCTGCGAGCAGGGGGTTCAGGAACTTCAGGCGAACCGCCTTGAGTTGATTGAGAATATGGCGACCGGATTGGCCCATGAGCTCAAGCAGCCTTTGACGGCGATCGGCGCCTATCTCAACTTCGCGCGTCGGCATTTGAACGAAAAAGACCTCTCGATTGAGAAGGTCGAGGAGATGTTGGACAACGCCGATGCGCAAGTCTTCCGCGTCGCCGAAATTATGGACAATCTGCGCCAGTTCATCGCGCGCGGAGAGACCTCAAAAGCTCCCCAAAATCTGAACGCCGTCATCCGAACCGCCTGCGAGTTCACCGATGCGCTCGCCAGGGAACATCATGTCCAAACCGCAATCGACCTCGAAGCGTCGCCGGACACGGTGGTGATCAACAAAGTTCAGATTCAGCAGGTCGTCGTCAATCTTAAGCGTAACGCCGTCGAGGCGATGCAAAACTGCGAGCGACGCGAGATGAGGGTGTCGACCCGCCTGATTGAAGGCAATCTCATCCGCGCCGATGTCGCGGACACCGGCCCAGGATTGCCCGAGGAGATCAAAGACAGGCTCTTCGAGCAGTTCACGACGACGAAGCCGCACGGTCTGGGGGTCGGCCTCTCCATTTCGCGCTCGATCATCGAAGCGCATAATGGAAAGATCTGGGCGGAGCCCAACCCCGAGGGCGGAACCATCTTCAGCTTCGTATTGCCTCTAGAAGATCGCTGA
- the pyrC gene encoding dihydroorotase — translation MSPTQAPAPLFFLNARLIDPGSGREMRGGLVTLDGVVAEVGESVRQGDAPEGARVIDCAGDVVAPGLIDMQAFVGEPGAEHRETIASATLAAAAGGVTTIVSTAATAPPVDDPAVVDFVLRRARDTGRVRVAPMAALTRGREGREIAELGLLQQAGAIAFCDGARSVRSALVMRRALTYARDFDALVIHFAEDPDLSVGVMNEGEFAHRLGLAGAPREAEAIMLDRDLRLVALTGARYHSAIVTTTLSLDALRTAKDEGLAVTCGTSINHLTLNENDIGDYRTFLKLRPPLRHEDERKALVRALGEGLIDVIVSDHDPQDVETKRLPFAEAEYGAIGVETMLAAGLRLVHSGDVTLMRLLEAMTSRPAGILGLRQGRLQKGAPADIIRFDPDAPFVVDPATLHSRSKNTPFDGALLQGVVKTTVVGGAIVYEE, via the coding sequence ATGTCGCCGACACAAGCCCCAGCGCCGCTGTTCTTTCTCAACGCACGGCTGATTGATCCGGGCTCGGGACGCGAAATGCGCGGCGGTCTCGTGACGCTCGACGGAGTCGTCGCGGAGGTCGGCGAATCCGTTCGTCAGGGCGACGCTCCCGAAGGCGCGCGCGTCATCGATTGCGCCGGCGACGTCGTCGCGCCGGGCCTCATCGACATGCAGGCCTTTGTCGGCGAACCGGGAGCGGAGCATCGCGAAACCATCGCCAGCGCGACTCTCGCCGCGGCGGCGGGGGGCGTGACGACCATCGTGTCAACTGCAGCGACGGCGCCGCCCGTCGACGATCCCGCCGTCGTCGATTTCGTGCTGCGCCGCGCGCGCGACACCGGGCGCGTGCGCGTCGCCCCGATGGCGGCGCTGACCAGAGGCCGCGAGGGCAGGGAGATCGCCGAGCTGGGCCTGCTGCAGCAGGCCGGCGCGATCGCTTTCTGCGACGGCGCGCGCTCCGTGCGAAGTGCGCTGGTCATGCGACGCGCGCTCACCTATGCGCGAGATTTCGATGCGCTGGTCATTCATTTCGCCGAAGACCCCGACCTTTCCGTCGGCGTCATGAACGAAGGCGAATTTGCGCATCGGCTCGGCCTCGCCGGCGCGCCGCGTGAAGCAGAGGCGATCATGCTCGATCGCGACTTGCGGCTCGTCGCGCTGACCGGCGCGCGCTACCACTCGGCGATCGTGACGACGACGCTCTCGTTGGACGCGTTGCGCACAGCCAAGGACGAGGGCTTGGCCGTCACCTGCGGGACCTCGATCAATCATCTGACGCTGAATGAGAACGACATCGGCGACTACCGCACCTTCCTCAAGCTCAGACCGCCGTTGCGCCACGAGGATGAACGCAAGGCGCTCGTTCGCGCGCTCGGCGAAGGTCTGATCGACGTCATCGTATCCGATCATGATCCGCAGGACGTCGAAACCAAACGGCTGCCCTTCGCGGAAGCCGAATATGGGGCGATCGGCGTCGAGACGATGCTCGCGGCGGGGCTTCGACTCGTGCATTCGGGCGACGTTACGCTGATGCGCCTGCTCGAGGCGATGACGTCGCGCCCGGCGGGAATTTTAGGGCTACGGCAGGGCAGACTGCAAAAAGGCGCCCCCGCGGACATCATACGCTTCGATCCCGACGCGCCCTTCGTCGTCGATCCCGCAACGCTGCACTCGCGATCCAAGAACACGCCGTTCGATGGGGCGCTGCTCCAGGGCGTGGTCAAGACGACCGTCGTCGGGGGCGCAATCGTCTACGAGGAATAA
- a CDS encoding DUF3611 family protein, with amino-acid sequence MRYDFFDDPVDWAFAALFALLTLVAWGLRLWEPSIGGPLTNLALNFAALVVILLAAQYLWRSWFPNYPFGVGAAWRRFAAYPLRQFVYAAAGLLIVSGGFEAIFSGAAFDVVGISVGSPALADPGFAEVARALNRIAAFALPAGLIAYLGFVALAGPARRVTSTALVAAAPPKMTLTISPESVLVGQDLGRRIRLMGWLGFWLDFVLAFLTAPLLAFGAVGQSISSTVWVSDPIHWGYFGLGLLFASLFLDLFSTIASGRLMRDPASVLGADQSAALWFLGVGSLVNVLGSVVSFIGVGLSIALLVAKTVSQPPGIAITDPDRIVRALDVFILMANFNLLLAHFVGAGAAVWLSMQALKARHRFAVTLG; translated from the coding sequence TTGCGCTACGATTTCTTCGATGATCCGGTCGATTGGGCCTTCGCCGCCCTGTTCGCCTTGCTCACCCTCGTCGCTTGGGGTCTGCGGCTGTGGGAGCCGTCGATCGGCGGACCGCTCACAAATCTGGCGCTGAACTTCGCCGCGCTCGTCGTCATCCTGCTCGCCGCTCAATATCTGTGGCGCAGCTGGTTTCCGAACTACCCTTTCGGGGTCGGCGCGGCCTGGAGGCGGTTCGCCGCCTATCCCCTGCGCCAGTTCGTCTATGCGGCCGCGGGCCTGCTCATCGTCAGCGGCGGATTCGAAGCGATTTTCAGTGGCGCTGCGTTTGACGTCGTGGGGATCTCGGTCGGATCGCCGGCTCTGGCGGATCCTGGCTTCGCCGAAGTCGCACGCGCATTGAACCGGATCGCCGCTTTCGCGCTGCCGGCCGGATTGATCGCCTATCTCGGCTTCGTCGCTTTGGCCGGACCGGCGCGGCGCGTGACGTCGACGGCGCTTGTCGCCGCCGCGCCGCCAAAGATGACGTTGACGATTTCGCCGGAATCAGTCCTGGTCGGGCAGGATCTTGGCCGTCGCATCCGCCTCATGGGTTGGCTCGGATTTTGGCTGGATTTCGTTCTGGCGTTCCTGACCGCGCCGCTCCTCGCCTTTGGCGCGGTTGGCCAATCCATCAGCTCCACCGTCTGGGTCAGCGATCCGATCCATTGGGGGTATTTCGGACTGGGACTCTTATTCGCTTCGCTGTTCCTGGATCTCTTCTCGACGATCGCCTCGGGCAGGCTGATGCGCGATCCGGCCAGCGTGCTCGGCGCCGACCAGTCCGCGGCGTTGTGGTTTCTTGGGGTCGGTTCGCTCGTCAATGTGCTGGGCTCGGTGGTCTCGTTCATCGGCGTCGGCTTGAGCATCGCCCTGCTTGTCGCCAAGACCGTGTCGCAGCCGCCGGGGATCGCGATCACCGATCCGGACAGGATCGTGCGCGCGCTCGACGTCTTCATCTTAATGGCGAACTTTAACTTGCTTCTTGCTCATTTCGTTGGGGCTGGAGCTGCAGTCTGGCTCAGTATGCAGGCGCTGAAGGCGCGACATAGGTTCGCTGTCACATTGGGATAA
- the tuf gene encoding elongation factor Tu — protein sequence MAKEKFSRTKPHCNIGTIGHVDHGKTSLTAAITKVLAETGGATFTAYDQIDKAPEEKARGITISTAHVEYETKNRHYAHVDCPGHADYVKNMITGAAQMDGAILVVSAADGPMPQTREHILLARQVGVPALVVFLNKVDMVDDPELLELVELEVRELLSKYEFPGDDIPITKGSALCALEGKNPEIGHDAILKLMETVDAYIPQPERPKDQPFLMPVEDVFSISGRGTVVTGRIERGVIKVGEEVEIVGIRPTTKSTVTGVEMFRKLLDQGEAGDNVGCLLRGTKREDVERGQVLCKPGSVKPHTKFKAEAYILTKEEGGRHTPFFTNYRPQFYFRTTDVTGIVTLPEGVEMVMPGDNVTMEVALIVPIAMEEKLRFAIREGGRTVGAGVVASIIE from the coding sequence ATGGCCAAGGAAAAGTTTTCACGCACGAAGCCGCACTGCAACATTGGGACGATTGGGCACGTCGACCATGGCAAGACGTCTTTGACGGCGGCGATCACCAAGGTTCTGGCGGAGACGGGCGGCGCGACCTTTACGGCCTATGATCAGATCGACAAGGCGCCGGAAGAGAAGGCGCGCGGCATCACGATTTCGACGGCGCATGTCGAATATGAGACGAAGAACCGCCATTACGCCCATGTCGATTGTCCCGGCCACGCCGATTATGTGAAGAACATGATCACCGGCGCGGCGCAGATGGACGGCGCGATTCTGGTGGTCTCGGCCGCCGACGGCCCGATGCCGCAGACCCGCGAGCACATCCTGCTCGCCCGCCAGGTCGGCGTGCCGGCGCTCGTCGTGTTCTTGAACAAGGTCGACATGGTCGACGATCCGGAGCTTCTGGAGCTCGTCGAGCTCGAAGTGCGCGAGCTGCTCAGCAAATATGAATTCCCTGGCGACGACATTCCGATCACCAAGGGTTCGGCGCTGTGCGCGCTCGAGGGCAAGAACCCCGAGATCGGCCATGACGCGATCCTGAAGCTGATGGAGACGGTCGACGCCTACATCCCGCAGCCGGAGCGTCCGAAGGATCAGCCGTTCCTGATGCCGGTCGAGGACGTGTTCTCGATTTCGGGCCGCGGCACGGTGGTGACGGGGCGCATCGAGCGCGGCGTGATCAAGGTGGGCGAGGAAGTCGAGATCGTCGGCATCCGTCCGACGACGAAGTCGACGGTGACGGGCGTCGAGATGTTCCGCAAGCTGCTCGACCAGGGCGAGGCGGGCGACAATGTCGGCTGCCTGCTGCGCGGCACGAAGCGCGAGGACGTCGAGCGCGGCCAGGTGCTGTGCAAGCCGGGTTCGGTGAAGCCGCATACGAAGTTCAAGGCTGAGGCATATATCCTCACCAAGGAAGAGGGCGGCCGTCATACGCCGTTCTTCACCAACTATCGCCCGCAATTCTACTTCCGCACGACGGACGTGACCGGCATCGTCACATTGCCCGAGGGCGTGGAGATGGTGATGCCGGGCGACAATGTGACGATGGAAGTCGCGCTGATCGTGCCGATCGCCATGGAGGAGAAGCTGCGCTTCGCCATCCGCGAAGGCGGCAGAACGGTTGGAGCTGGAGTGGTCGCATCGATCATTGAATGA
- a CDS encoding NUDIX domain-containing protein produces the protein MKPSVVKLERTHERWATMSIATIRMPDGITLLRDVEDHGCAAAVLPYDPARKTALLVEQLRAAQLIAVGATHSLEAIAGLVEGEDDAAATAKREALEEGGLRLGALEHVATAWSMPGVSTERMTLYLAEYRAEDRVGDGGGVAHEDEEVRVVELSLKELSELMAADGIIDMKTLALVQALRLRRPELFE, from the coding sequence ATGAAGCCGTCCGTCGTCAAACTTGAACGCACGCATGAGCGCTGGGCGACGATGTCGATCGCGACCATCCGCATGCCCGACGGAATAACCCTACTGCGCGATGTCGAGGACCATGGCTGCGCGGCCGCCGTGCTGCCATACGATCCTGCGCGCAAGACGGCGCTGCTCGTCGAGCAGCTGCGCGCCGCTCAGCTGATCGCGGTCGGCGCGACGCATTCGCTAGAAGCGATCGCCGGTCTCGTCGAGGGCGAGGATGACGCGGCGGCCACGGCGAAACGCGAGGCGCTCGAAGAAGGCGGTTTGCGGCTTGGCGCGCTGGAGCATGTCGCGACCGCCTGGTCGATGCCGGGCGTCTCGACCGAGCGCATGACGCTTTATCTCGCCGAATACCGGGCCGAGGATCGCGTCGGCGACGGCGGCGGGGTCGCGCATGAAGACGAAGAGGTTCGCGTCGTCGAACTGAGCCTCAAGGAACTTTCCGAGCTGATGGCGGCGGACGGCATCATTGACATGAAAACGCTCGCGCTGGTTCAGGCGCTGCGTCTTCGGCGTCCTGAACTCTTCGAGTAA
- a CDS encoding TonB-dependent receptor plug domain-containing protein — MRKAVALFLLIVLATVGLTTAAAADVRVRGAHARVHRVVAPPPYADDGYFADYVTGPTGAPTPVMQVPGSTSVITRKMMDDFQSRNLCDALRLAPGVSGGGC; from the coding sequence ATGCGCAAGGCTGTCGCCCTATTCCTGCTCATCGTCCTCGCCACGGTTGGTCTGACAACCGCCGCCGCTGCCGACGTGCGCGTGCGCGGCGCGCACGCCCGGGTTCATCGCGTGGTGGCGCCGCCGCCATATGCTGACGACGGCTATTTCGCAGACTATGTGACCGGACCAACGGGAGCGCCAACCCCCGTCATGCAAGTGCCGGGCTCCACCAGCGTCATCACGCGAAAAATGATGGACGACTTCCAGTCGCGCAATCTCTGCGACGCGCTGCGGCTCGCGCCGGGGGTCAGCGGCGGAGGCTGCTAG
- a CDS encoding DUF1499 domain-containing protein, whose amino-acid sequence MRRHLPPEPWSKVALWSRRFAIFAATVAILAILLGRLGALDPASALASLGGAMALALVSLLLFFAACNVIWRTGRRGAGAAATAFVIAALTLGYPAYLAFEAVRLPVLSDISTDVADPPYFSFSKAAFEARSGFQPPGLPSRAREAQRPAYPDVEPIVVDLDTDEAYALVLKTAKARGWTLVDKRPPGGRSGDGHIDFIDKTLVMGFDDDITVRFKPLPGQTRIDLRSASRYGRHDFGVNAKRIAAFAEELQSQLDAR is encoded by the coding sequence ATGCGACGTCATCTTCCGCCCGAGCCCTGGTCGAAAGTCGCGCTGTGGAGCCGACGGTTCGCGATTTTCGCCGCAACTGTGGCGATTTTGGCGATTCTGCTAGGGCGACTTGGCGCCCTTGACCCGGCGTCCGCGCTCGCGTCGCTGGGCGGCGCCATGGCCTTGGCGCTGGTTTCACTGCTTCTGTTTTTCGCCGCTTGCAACGTGATTTGGCGGACGGGACGGCGGGGGGCGGGCGCAGCGGCGACCGCGTTCGTCATCGCGGCGCTGACGCTGGGCTACCCCGCCTATCTGGCTTTCGAGGCGGTGCGGCTGCCGGTGCTTTCCGACATTTCGACGGACGTCGCCGATCCTCCTTATTTTTCCTTCTCCAAAGCCGCCTTCGAGGCGCGCAGCGGCTTCCAGCCTCCGGGTCTCCCGTCCCGGGCGCGGGAGGCGCAGCGGCCGGCCTATCCCGACGTCGAACCGATCGTCGTCGATCTCGACACGGACGAGGCCTATGCTCTGGTGCTGAAAACGGCCAAAGCCCGCGGCTGGACGCTCGTCGACAAGCGGCCGCCGGGCGGACGCAGCGGCGACGGCCATATCGATTTCATCGACAAAACGCTCGTCATGGGATTTGACGACGACATCACCGTCCGCTTCAAGCCGCTGCCCGGTCAGACGCGCATCGATCTGCGCTCGGCGTCGCGTTACGGACGCCATGACTTTGGCGTGAACGCCAAAAGAATCGCAGCTTTCGCCGAGGAACTTCAGTCACAGCTCGACGCGCGCTAG
- the pdhA gene encoding pyruvate dehydrogenase (acetyl-transferring) E1 component subunit alpha produces the protein MVEESGVAPASAPMIPPFTREQELTAFREMLLIRRFEEKAGQLYGMGVIGGFCHLYIGQEAVVVGVKMAARDGDQFTTSYRDHGHMLASGMEPRRVMAELAGKRGGYSKGKGGSMHMFSREANFYGGHGIVGSPAPIGAGVAFANAYRGDGRVSLTFFGEGAANQGQVYEAFNMASLWKLPVVFIVENNRYAMGTEISRASAQIDLSKRGAAFGIPGKQIDGMDVRIVKTTADEAIEWCRAGKGPYLIEAQTYRYRGHSMSDPAKYRSKEEVQKMREEHDPIEQVRARLIADGMSEDELKKIDANARKIVAEAADFATADKEPDPSELWTDVLAS, from the coding sequence ATGGTCGAGGAAAGCGGCGTCGCTCCAGCAAGCGCGCCAATGATTCCCCCTTTCACCCGCGAGCAGGAGCTCACCGCCTTTCGCGAAATGTTGCTCATCCGGCGCTTCGAGGAAAAGGCCGGACAGCTTTACGGCATGGGCGTCATCGGCGGATTCTGCCATCTCTACATCGGCCAGGAAGCTGTGGTCGTCGGCGTTAAGATGGCGGCGCGCGACGGCGACCAGTTCACCACGAGCTACCGCGACCACGGACATATGCTCGCCTCAGGGATGGAGCCCAGGCGCGTCATGGCGGAGCTCGCCGGAAAGCGCGGCGGCTATTCCAAGGGCAAGGGCGGCTCGATGCACATGTTTTCGCGCGAAGCGAATTTCTACGGCGGGCACGGCATCGTCGGCTCGCCGGCGCCGATCGGCGCGGGAGTCGCTTTCGCCAACGCCTATCGCGGCGACGGCCGCGTATCTTTGACCTTTTTCGGAGAAGGCGCCGCCAACCAAGGCCAGGTCTATGAGGCCTTCAACATGGCGTCGCTCTGGAAACTGCCGGTCGTTTTCATTGTCGAGAACAACCGTTATGCGATGGGGACAGAGATTTCCCGCGCCTCCGCGCAAATCGACCTCTCCAAACGCGGCGCGGCTTTCGGCATTCCGGGCAAGCAGATCGACGGCATGGACGTGCGCATCGTCAAGACTACGGCGGACGAGGCGATCGAATGGTGCCGCGCCGGCAAGGGCCCCTATCTCATAGAGGCGCAGACCTATCGCTATCGCGGCCATTCGATGTCCGACCCCGCGAAATATCGCTCCAAGGAAGAAGTCCAGAAGATGCGCGAGGAGCATGATCCGATCGAGCAAGTCCGCGCGCGGCTGATCGCCGACGGCATGAGCGAGGACGAACTCAAGAAGATCGACGCCAATGCGCGCAAGATCGTCGCCGAAGCCGCGGATTTCGCCACTGCGGACAAGGAGCCGGACCCGAGTGAGTTGTGGACGGACGTGCTGGCGTCGTGA
- a CDS encoding pyruvate dehydrogenase complex E1 component subunit beta, which produces MTVNVLMPALSPTMEQGKLAKWLKNEGDAVKAGDVIAEIETDKATMEVEAVDEGVLARILVPGGTENVAVNTPIAVIAEEGEEVADTADHAPVDRVGEEDKAQKQAEAAPPVPGQTAPQDEPGEANKAATKAAVEAATPAPKATSVAAQPSPRVAPEVPEGTTMVSMTMREALRDAMAEEMRRDPSVFVIGEEVAEYQGAYKVTQGLLQEFGARRVVDTPITEYGFAGVGVGAAFAGLRPIVEFMTFNFSMQAIDHIVNSAAKTLYMSGGQINCPIVFRGPNGAAARVAAQHSQDYSAWYSQVPGLIVISPSNASDAKGLLKAAIRNDNPVVFLENEILYGKTSEVPALEDFVLPIGKARIARPGKDVTLVSFSIGMTYALQAAEQLAKEGIDAEVIDLRTLRPMDTATIIESVKKTGRCVAIEEGWPQCGVSAEIAMRVQQEAFDYLDAPVLRVTGKDTPMPYAANLEKLALPSVADVITAAKAVLYR; this is translated from the coding sequence ATGACCGTCAATGTCCTCATGCCGGCGCTGTCTCCCACCATGGAGCAGGGCAAGCTCGCCAAATGGCTCAAGAACGAAGGCGACGCGGTGAAAGCCGGCGACGTCATCGCCGAAATCGAGACCGACAAGGCGACGATGGAGGTCGAGGCCGTCGACGAAGGCGTGCTGGCGCGCATCCTCGTTCCCGGCGGCACCGAGAATGTCGCCGTCAACACGCCGATCGCGGTGATCGCCGAGGAGGGCGAGGAGGTCGCAGATACGGCCGACCACGCGCCGGTCGATCGCGTCGGCGAAGAGGACAAAGCGCAAAAGCAGGCTGAAGCCGCCCCACCGGTTCCGGGCCAGACCGCGCCGCAGGACGAACCCGGCGAAGCCAATAAGGCCGCGACCAAAGCCGCTGTCGAGGCCGCGACGCCCGCGCCCAAGGCGACAAGCGTCGCCGCGCAGCCATCCCCGCGCGTCGCCCCTGAGGTGCCGGAAGGCACGACGATGGTGTCGATGACCATGCGCGAAGCCTTGCGCGACGCGATGGCCGAAGAGATGCGGCGCGACCCGAGCGTCTTCGTGATCGGCGAGGAGGTCGCCGAATATCAGGGCGCCTACAAAGTCACGCAGGGCCTTCTGCAGGAATTCGGCGCCAGACGCGTCGTCGATACGCCCATCACCGAATATGGCTTCGCGGGCGTCGGCGTCGGCGCGGCCTTCGCCGGGCTGCGGCCGATCGTCGAATTCATGACCTTCAATTTTTCGATGCAGGCCATCGACCACATCGTCAATTCGGCGGCGAAAACGCTGTACATGTCCGGTGGACAGATCAACTGTCCGATCGTTTTCCGCGGACCGAATGGCGCCGCGGCCCGCGTCGCCGCGCAGCACAGCCAGGATTATTCCGCCTGGTATTCGCAGGTGCCGGGACTGATCGTGATTTCGCCGTCGAACGCCAGCGACGCGAAGGGACTGTTGAAGGCGGCGATCCGCAATGACAATCCGGTCGTGTTTCTCGAGAATGAGATTCTCTACGGCAAGACGTCGGAAGTGCCGGCGCTGGAGGATTTCGTTCTGCCGATCGGCAAGGCGCGCATCGCCCGGCCCGGCAAGGATGTGACGCTCGTCTCCTTCTCGATCGGCATGACCTATGCGCTGCAGGCCGCCGAACAACTCGCCAAAGAGGGGATCGACGCCGAGGTGATCGATTTGCGCACGCTGCGTCCGATGGACACGGCGACGATCATCGAGTCCGTCAAGAAGACCGGCCGCTGCGTCGCGATCGAAGAAGGCTGGCCGCAGTGCGGCGTATCGGCCGAGATCGCCATGCGCGTGCAGCAAGAGGCCTTCGATTATCTCGACGCGCCGGTGCTGCGCGTCACCGGCAAGGACACGCCGATGCCCTACGCCGCCAATCTCGAAAAGCTCGCGCTGCCGAGCGTCGCGGATGTCATCACGGCGGCGAAGGCGGTGTTGTATCGGTGA
- a CDS encoding DUF29 domain-containing protein gives MNAPRRANKSPEAKMAASQLYDRDFYAWANEQAALLRAGKLSEADIEHIAEEVESLGKTEKRELVSRLIVLMVHLLKWRFQPSLRGRSWKLSVDEQRIAIDAHLADNPSLKTVIAEATALAYRQARIGAQRETDLDASLFPAQCPWTFEEMMAEDFWPEG, from the coding sequence ATGAACGCGCCGCGCCGAGCGAATAAATCCCCCGAGGCAAAAATGGCCGCGAGCCAGCTTTACGACCGAGATTTTTACGCCTGGGCCAATGAGCAGGCGGCGCTGCTGCGCGCCGGAAAGCTCAGCGAGGCGGATATCGAGCATATCGCCGAAGAGGTGGAGAGCTTGGGCAAGACCGAAAAGCGCGAACTCGTCAGCCGCCTCATCGTCCTGATGGTTCACTTGCTGAAATGGCGCTTTCAGCCGAGCCTGCGCGGGCGCAGCTGGAAGCTGAGCGTCGACGAGCAGCGAATCGCGATTGACGCGCATCTTGCGGACAATCCCAGCCTCAAGACGGTCATCGCTGAAGCGACGGCCCTCGCCTATCGGCAGGCACGGATCGGCGCGCAGCGCGAAACCGACCTCGACGCCTCTCTGTTCCCCGCGCAGTGCCCCTGGACCTTCGAAGAGATGATGGCCGAGGACTTCTGGCCGGAGGGGTAG
- a CDS encoding 2-oxo acid dehydrogenase subunit E2, which yields MNAPAQFPAGDRIFASPLARRLAKEGGLDLSALQGSGPHGRIIERDVQTALARGETTKAAPLAAAPSADITRKFFEAGSFEEIPHDNVRRAIARRLTEAIQTIPLFYLNVDCEIDALLRLREDFNAAAPLGSDGKPTWKTSVNDYVVKALAIALQRKPEANITYTPDALLRHKSSDIGVAVSIPGGLVTPIIRNAQAKSVREISEEIKDLAGRARARKLKPHEYEGGVSAVSNLGMYGVQSFTALINPPQSTILAVGQGAQRMIVKNGAPVVATMMSVTLSCDHRAVDGALGAELLAEFKHVIEHPAMMFA from the coding sequence ATGAACGCTCCCGCTCAATTCCCCGCCGGCGACCGCATCTTCGCTTCGCCTCTCGCGCGCCGTCTGGCGAAGGAGGGCGGACTCGATCTTTCCGCGCTGCAAGGCTCAGGGCCGCACGGCCGGATCATCGAACGCGACGTGCAGACGGCGCTCGCGCGCGGAGAGACGACGAAGGCGGCGCCGCTCGCCGCGGCGCCCTCGGCCGACATAACGCGCAAATTCTTCGAAGCCGGCTCCTTCGAAGAAATCCCGCATGACAATGTACGCAGGGCCATCGCGAGACGGCTGACTGAGGCCATACAGACCATTCCGCTTTTCTATCTCAACGTCGACTGCGAGATCGACGCGCTGCTGCGCCTGCGCGAGGATTTCAACGCCGCCGCGCCGCTGGGGTCCGACGGCAAGCCGACATGGAAGACGTCGGTCAACGACTACGTCGTCAAGGCGCTCGCCATCGCCCTGCAGCGCAAGCCCGAAGCGAATATCACCTACACGCCGGACGCGTTGCTGCGCCACAAATCCTCCGATATCGGCGTCGCCGTGTCGATCCCCGGCGGGCTCGTCACGCCGATCATCCGTAACGCGCAGGCGAAATCGGTTCGCGAGATTTCCGAGGAGATCAAGGACCTCGCCGGCCGCGCCCGCGCGCGCAAGCTGAAGCCGCATGAATATGAAGGCGGCGTCTCGGCGGTGTCCAATCTCGGCATGTATGGCGTGCAGAGTTTCACCGCGCTGATCAATCCGCCGCAGTCGACGATCCTGGCGGTCGGGCAGGGCGCGCAGCGCATGATCGTGAAGAACGGCGCGCCCGTTGTGGCGACAATGATGAGCGTGACGCTCTCCTGCGATCATCGCGCCGTCGACGGCGCGCTCGGCGCCGAGCTTTTGGCGGAATTCAAACATGTCATCGAACATCCGGCGATGATGTTCGCGTAA
- a CDS encoding GDCCVxC domain-containing (seleno)protein, which translates to MGDLTLQSTLTCPHCARAETLDMPQDACVVVHVCAGCGARLTPKTGDCCVFCSYGDVPCPPVQKEGDCCGAPMDAGP; encoded by the coding sequence ATGGGTGATTTGACGCTTCAGTCGACCCTCACCTGTCCGCACTGCGCGCGCGCGGAAACGCTCGATATGCCGCAGGACGCCTGCGTCGTCGTGCATGTCTGCGCCGGCTGCGGCGCGCGGCTGACGCCAAAGACGGGAGACTGCTGCGTGTTCTGCTCCTATGGCGACGTTCCATGCCCGCCCGTGCAGAAGGAGGGCGATTGTTGCGGCGCGCCGATGGACGCGGGTCCCTAA